A region of Dioscorea cayenensis subsp. rotundata cultivar TDr96_F1 chromosome 5, TDr96_F1_v2_PseudoChromosome.rev07_lg8_w22 25.fasta, whole genome shotgun sequence DNA encodes the following proteins:
- the LOC120260212 gene encoding zinc finger MYM-type protein 1-like — MSSTSDASTVPQKKSRVEFDPSDIIADPGLQKPIEEYDIGIRDQVRREYLLMGPCQPVGHNFPRKQQGKDLRSFKEVWFQKFDWLEYSVEKDAAYCFYCYLFKQSRGDKLGIDAFTKTGFSNWKKAMEVFTEHVGGVNSNHNNARRHCEDFKNQRQSVSHIFSSHNREMEIAYRARVTAVLRVVRFLLLQGLTFRGHDESSSSTNRGNFLEMLNWYGTEVESVGRVINENAPGNNQMTSPQIQKELVRACAEETTRVIIDEIGDSHFSILLDESHDKSIKEQMAVIVRFVNKQGQVIEKISSLLNMLPILDLFIKRRLWMDCLPVMVYLFLD; from the coding sequence ATGAGTTCAACGTCTGATGCAAGTACTGTTCCACAAAAGAAAAGCCGTGTTGAGTTTGATCCGAGTGATATTATCGCCGACCCAGGGCTTCAAAAACCAATTGAAGAGTACGACATAGGAATAAGAGATCAAGTAAGGAGAGAGTATTTGTTAATGGGTCCATGTCAACCAGTTGGTCACAATTTTCCTAGAAAACAACAAGGAAAAGATTTGAGAAGCTTTAAAGAAGTGTGGTTTCAGAAATTTGATTGGTTGGAATATAGTGTGGAGAAAGATGCAGcttattgtttctattgttatctttttaagcAATCAAGGGGAGATAAACTTGGGATTGATGCCTTCACAAAGACAGGGTTTAGCAATTGGAAGAAGGCCATGGAAGTTTTCACTGAGCATGTTGGAGGAGTTAATAGCAACCACAACAATGCAAGGCGACATTGTGAGGATTTCAAAAATCAGAGACAAAGTGTGTCACACATATTCTCTTCTCATAACAGAGAGATGGAGATTGCATATAGAGCTCGTGTCACTGCTGTTTTACGTGTTGTTAGATTTCTTCTGTTGCAAGGTCTTACTTTTCGTGGACATGATGAATCTTCTAGTTCCACAAATAGGGGTAACTTTCTAGAGATGCTGAATTGGTATGGGACAGAAGTTGAAAGTGTTGGTCGTGTGATTAATGAAAATGCTCCtggaaataatcaaatgacttcTCCACAAATACAGAAGGAGTTAGTAAGGGCTTGTGCAGAAGAGACCACACGGGtcattattgatgagattgGAGATAGTCATTTCTCTATACTTCTTGATGAGTCTCATGACAAATCAATAAAAGAGCAAATGGCTGTGATTGTGAGGTTTGTGAACAAGCAAGGCCAAGTAATTGAAAAGATTTCTTCTTTGTTGAACATGTTGCCGATACTTGACCTCTTCATTAAAAGACGACTTTGGATGGATTGTTTGCCCGTTATGGTTTATCTATTTCTAGATTGA